A DNA window from Candidatus Desulfatibia profunda contains the following coding sequences:
- a CDS encoding SpoVR family protein, which produces MELIDQHTKNIMEGCKVRARAAGLRFQDETLEYIVTNRDLLEISPKLMIPTLYDYWVHDVEVLREKGRYELYPDNPYETVINTRPAISFYNDNNPDWLNVMIFYHVLAHIDFFQNNLFFRHTWEYDFTGQALADKRVIARLRSEKGRWVDYVIEFARGIDNLVGYHGELSQFNRPQTPDRSRRRDFYFDVFLQSVENVKINEYIKEIERYNKTLRKKDLIQFLMEHSEFLNKEKNNWMKTVMQVVRNTSLFFQPQIRTKIMNEGWASFWHETLFLQDERIQGHEVEFARVNSRVTALPRVGLNPYALGMRLFYYIEEMAEKGKLAYEFQRLADANQREKYDASTGKGREFIFKVRENFCDSMFVHTFLDQDFMTHCNLFVAGKRLNTQRMVWEYFVKSRKAQDFRRMIEDALYHPPQIEVDPEKSVDHHLYLVHRFEGKPLVKEFIANTMMGIEYLWGGPVQLETSEVVSVSPDQTPGAFADFTKMQPDRQKEPEIEWQRVVYTMKDRQLSREVI; this is translated from the coding sequence ATGGAACTCATCGATCAACATACCAAGAATATCATGGAAGGATGCAAGGTCAGGGCCCGCGCGGCCGGTTTGCGGTTTCAGGATGAAACTTTGGAATACATTGTAACCAACCGCGACTTATTGGAAATCTCGCCGAAGCTGATGATTCCGACCCTTTACGACTACTGGGTGCACGATGTGGAAGTCCTTCGCGAAAAAGGCCGGTACGAACTATACCCCGATAATCCTTATGAAACCGTCATTAACACCCGACCGGCCATTTCATTTTACAATGACAACAACCCGGACTGGCTGAACGTAATGATTTTCTACCATGTTCTGGCGCACATCGATTTTTTTCAAAACAATCTGTTTTTTCGACATACCTGGGAATATGACTTCACGGGGCAGGCCCTTGCAGATAAACGGGTGATCGCCAGGCTCAGATCCGAAAAAGGCCGATGGGTGGATTACGTGATTGAGTTCGCGCGGGGGATTGACAACCTCGTCGGATACCATGGCGAACTTTCGCAGTTCAACCGGCCGCAGACACCTGACCGCTCCCGACGACGCGATTTTTACTTCGACGTGTTTTTACAGTCCGTTGAAAACGTCAAAATTAATGAATACATCAAGGAAATCGAGCGCTACAATAAAACCCTCCGTAAAAAAGACCTGATCCAATTTTTAATGGAACATTCCGAATTTTTGAACAAGGAAAAAAACAACTGGATGAAAACGGTGATGCAGGTGGTGCGCAACACATCCCTGTTTTTTCAACCACAGATCCGAACCAAAATCATGAATGAAGGCTGGGCCAGTTTCTGGCACGAAACGCTTTTTCTCCAGGACGAACGCATTCAGGGGCATGAAGTGGAATTCGCACGGGTCAATTCCAGGGTCACGGCATTACCCCGCGTGGGATTGAACCCCTATGCTTTGGGAATGCGCCTGTTCTACTACATCGAAGAAATGGCCGAAAAGGGAAAACTCGCCTATGAATTCCAGCGCCTTGCGGACGCGAACCAGCGGGAAAAATATGACGCCTCCACCGGCAAGGGACGGGAGTTTATCTTCAAGGTTCGTGAAAACTTCTGTGATTCCATGTTTGTTCACACGTTTCTTGATCAGGATTTTATGACCCACTGCAACCTGTTTGTGGCCGGCAAACGATTGAACACCCAGCGGATGGTATGGGAATATTTTGTCAAAAGCCGAAAGGCGCAGGACTTTCGCCGAATGATTGAAGATGCCTTGTATCACCCCCCGCAGATCGAGGTGGATCCTGAGAAAAGCGTTGACCATCATCTCTACCTTGTTCACCGTTTTGAAGGAAAACCGCTGGTAAAGGAATTCATTGCCAATACCATGATGGGGATCGAATATTTATGGGGAGGTCCGGTTCAGTTGGAAACCAGTGAAGTCGTTTCCGTTTCGCCCGATCAGACACCCGGAGCTTTTGCCGATTTCACCAAGATGCAACCGGACAGGCAAAAAGAACCTGAAATAGAATGGCAGCGGGTCGTCTATACCATGAAAGACCGGCAACTCTCACGTGAAGTCATCTAG
- a CDS encoding lactate utilization protein yields MEKPIENYWKIRLENLKKALENNNFEVFVADSTTEAKKIVLEQIVPKTNAKSVSWGGSITFVATGLYDALKDSGDMEVLDTYDKKLSPEESLERRRKSLLVDLYLTGTNAVTESGQLVNLDMIGNRIGAITFGPKHVVILVGRNKIAVDLEDAMFRVKNYAAPVNTMRLDKKTPCAKTSYCEECKSPDRICNTWTITEKSFPKGRVKVVLINQDLGF; encoded by the coding sequence ATGGAAAAACCGATTGAAAACTACTGGAAAATCAGGCTGGAGAATTTGAAGAAGGCCTTGGAAAACAACAATTTTGAAGTCTTTGTGGCGGACAGCACCACAGAGGCCAAAAAGATTGTCCTGGAACAGATTGTTCCCAAGACGAACGCCAAAAGCGTTTCCTGGGGAGGTTCGATAACGTTCGTTGCCACCGGGCTTTACGACGCCCTCAAAGACAGCGGTGATATGGAGGTGCTTGACACTTACGACAAGAAGCTGTCTCCGGAAGAGAGCCTCGAGCGGCGCCGGAAGTCGCTGCTGGTTGATTTGTATCTTACCGGTACCAACGCGGTGACCGAAAGCGGCCAGCTTGTCAATCTGGATATGATCGGCAACCGTATCGGTGCGATCACCTTCGGCCCCAAACACGTCGTTATTCTTGTGGGACGCAATAAGATCGCCGTGGACCTGGAAGATGCCATGTTTCGCGTCAAAAATTATGCGGCTCCGGTTAATACCATGCGCCTGGATAAAAAGACGCCTTGCGCCAAAACGTCTTATTGCGAGGAATGCAAGAGCCCGGACCGCATCTGCAATACCTGGACCATTACTGAAAAATCGTTTCCCAAAGGAAGGGTAAAGGTGGTTCTGATTAATCAGGATCTGGGGTTTTAA
- a CDS encoding HEAT repeat domain-containing protein, with amino-acid sequence MSIRTLKKKIHGLLLQNDVAGSPEMICRYPARQVINPLFSFLFSADELVKWRAVTAIGVVVAGLAEDDMESARIVMRRLIWNLNDESGGIGWGSPEAMGEIMARHQRLAEEYAKILVSYIRPNGNFIEHQVLQRGVLWSLGRLARVQPRLVRGAAGFLRPYLESDDPSLRGLAAWTARAIGDESVRPVLKRLLNDNATVKTFLDNRQVACQVSRLAREALKKL; translated from the coding sequence ATGAGCATCCGAACGCTCAAAAAAAAGATTCACGGCCTTCTCCTTCAAAACGATGTTGCCGGCAGTCCGGAAATGATTTGCCGATACCCGGCGCGCCAGGTGATCAATCCGCTTTTTTCTTTTTTATTCAGTGCCGATGAACTTGTAAAATGGCGTGCCGTTACGGCAATCGGTGTTGTCGTTGCCGGACTTGCCGAAGACGATATGGAATCCGCCCGTATCGTCATGCGCCGCCTGATCTGGAATTTAAACGACGAATCCGGTGGAATCGGCTGGGGTTCGCCCGAAGCCATGGGCGAAATCATGGCCCGGCATCAAAGGCTGGCAGAAGAATACGCTAAAATCCTTGTATCTTATATTCGACCGAACGGCAACTTCATCGAACACCAGGTTCTTCAACGGGGGGTTCTCTGGAGTCTGGGAAGGCTGGCCCGAGTCCAACCCCGGCTGGTTAGGGGGGCGGCCGGTTTCCTGCGGCCGTATCTGGAGTCCGATGATCCCTCGCTGCGGGGCCTGGCGGCCTGGACAGCCCGAGCGATCGGCGATGAATCGGTCCGGCCCGTATTAAAACGCCTTTTAAACGATAACGCTACGGTTAAGACCTTTCTGGACAACCGTCAGGTTGCCTGCCAGGTAAGCCGTCTGGCCCGGGAAGCGCTAAAGAAACTGTAA
- a CDS encoding ferredoxin produces the protein MKIPVVELSDCILCKVCVEVCPDVFRLNAAGYIEVADLSDFPQTEVDEAIKNCPVDCIYWEEE, from the coding sequence TTGAAAATACCGGTTGTTGAACTTAGCGACTGCATTCTTTGTAAAGTCTGTGTCGAGGTTTGCCCCGATGTTTTCAGGCTGAACGCTGCCGGCTACATCGAAGTTGCCGATCTTTCCGACTTTCCTCAAACCGAGGTGGATGAAGCCATCAAGAACTGCCCGGTGGATTGTATTTACTGGGAAGAGGAGTAA